The following are from one region of the Streptomyces rubrogriseus genome:
- a CDS encoding LCP family protein, whose translation MGDDAGTAGSGGGPGDGASASGAGLKRRRRRRRMGIAGIVVVVLAGGAVGVGWAVYAKLSGNITADEAAAAELARYEKERPTSLVRGAQNVLLIGSDSRAGDGNARYGRDSGTERSDTTILLHLAAGRDSVTAVSLPRDLMVQVPGCHRPDGSLTEPALQQFNYAFAAGGSACSIRTVEKLTGIRIDHHVVVDFEGFKEMVDALDGVEVCLRKPVDDKDAKLKLPAGRVTLDGEQALGYVRARKSLGDGSDTDRMDRQQRFLGALVSKVQSNDVLLNPVKLYPVLDAATSSLTTDPGLASLRDLYDLVRGLRGIPTERVQFLTVPRESYSGDANRDQLVQPAAEKLFTRLRTDEPVTVTASRRDSTGGTENSGEPRATDSPAPTFSGNTADDDVCE comes from the coding sequence GTGGGCGATGACGCGGGCACGGCGGGCTCCGGCGGCGGCCCGGGGGACGGGGCGTCCGCGAGCGGGGCCGGGCTGAAGCGGCGGCGACGCAGGCGGCGGATGGGGATCGCCGGGATCGTGGTCGTCGTGCTGGCCGGGGGCGCGGTGGGCGTCGGGTGGGCGGTGTACGCCAAGCTGAGCGGCAACATCACCGCGGACGAGGCGGCCGCGGCCGAACTCGCCCGGTACGAGAAGGAGCGGCCCACCTCGCTGGTGCGCGGCGCGCAGAACGTCCTGCTGATCGGGTCGGACTCGCGGGCCGGGGACGGCAACGCCCGCTACGGGCGGGACTCCGGGACCGAGCGGTCGGACACCACCATCCTGCTGCACCTGGCCGCGGGCCGGGACAGCGTCACCGCAGTCTCCCTCCCCCGCGACCTGATGGTGCAGGTCCCCGGCTGCCACCGGCCGGACGGGTCACTCACCGAACCGGCGCTCCAGCAGTTCAACTACGCCTTCGCCGCGGGCGGTTCGGCATGCTCGATCCGTACGGTGGAGAAGCTGACCGGCATCCGGATCGACCACCACGTCGTCGTCGACTTCGAGGGTTTCAAGGAGATGGTCGACGCGCTCGACGGCGTCGAGGTGTGCCTGCGAAAGCCGGTCGACGACAAGGACGCCAAGCTGAAACTGCCCGCGGGCCGGGTAACGCTCGACGGGGAGCAGGCGCTCGGGTACGTCCGGGCGCGGAAGTCGCTCGGCGACGGCAGCGACACCGACCGGATGGACCGGCAGCAGCGTTTTCTGGGAGCGCTCGTGAGCAAGGTGCAGAGCAATGACGTGCTGCTGAATCCGGTGAAGCTGTACCCCGTTCTGGACGCCGCCACGTCGTCGCTCACCACGGATCCGGGTCTGGCGAGTCTGCGCGATCTGTACGACCTTGTGCGCGGGCTGCGCGGGATTCCCACCGAGCGTGTGCAATTCCTGACCGTCCCCCGGGAGTCCTACTCGGGCGACGCCAATCGGGACCAGCTGGTGCAGCCCGCCGCGGAGAAGCTGTTCACCCGCCTGCGCACGGACGAGCCCGTGACGGTCACGGCTTCCCGACGGGACTCGACGGGCGGTACGGAGAATTCCGGTGAACCCCGTGCCACCGATTCCCCGGCGCCCACGTTCAGCGGGAACACCGCCGACGACGACGTCTGCGAGTAA
- a CDS encoding LCP family protein produces the protein MTRSSVQGEDTDEGAADAPERADTVRGDGDNGVDDAKDDTEDGTEDGTGSEPGAPGRRRRRRVLRWTAVVLAVVLAGTAGAGYLYYEHLNDNIKQDALNLGDNKVAKPTPNAAGQTPLNILVIGSDARDSEENQQLGGARETFGSTPLADVQMLVHLSADRSNMSVVSMPRDTLLEIPKCTDPDDGEVYPASEGRVMTNQSLGHGGPGCTVATWQELTGIHIDHFVMVDFAGVVSMADAVGGVPVCVDANIHSRDAGGHGSGLKLEKGTHPVKGEQALQWLRTRYGFEDGSDLARAKAQHMYLNSMVRVLRENATLSSPNRLRRLAEEATEALTVDPDLDSVKKLYDLSNELRKVKPERITMTTMPNRYVGARVEPTEDAEQLFRLVREDIALDGKDAKKKPDAEPELPADPAAPDDEIAVQVRNGTRTDELGTAPGRANTVTGLLVERGFTKAVADPSVLPSEDRTVIRYPSADLEGDARRVAKSLGLPASSVKRSTDVSGVTLVVGADWREDTAYRAPQSDDRTPESAEALNGADDSACMHVNPAFTWS, from the coding sequence GTGACGCGGAGCAGTGTGCAGGGGGAGGACACGGACGAGGGCGCGGCAGACGCCCCCGAACGTGCGGACACCGTCCGGGGGGACGGCGACAACGGTGTCGACGATGCCAAGGACGACACCGAGGACGGCACCGAGGACGGCACCGGGAGCGAGCCCGGCGCCCCCGGTCGGCGCCGGCGACGGCGGGTCCTGCGCTGGACCGCGGTGGTGCTCGCCGTGGTCCTGGCCGGCACGGCCGGAGCGGGTTACCTCTACTACGAGCACCTCAACGACAACATCAAGCAGGACGCCCTGAACCTGGGCGACAACAAGGTCGCCAAGCCGACGCCGAACGCGGCCGGGCAGACCCCGCTGAACATCCTCGTCATCGGCTCGGACGCCCGGGACAGCGAGGAGAACCAGCAACTCGGCGGCGCCCGCGAGACGTTCGGCTCCACGCCGCTGGCGGACGTGCAGATGCTGGTGCACCTGTCCGCGGACCGCAGCAACATGTCGGTGGTCAGCATGCCGCGCGACACCCTGCTCGAGATACCCAAGTGCACCGACCCGGACGACGGCGAGGTCTATCCGGCGAGCGAGGGCCGGGTGATGACCAACCAGAGCCTCGGCCACGGCGGTCCCGGCTGCACGGTGGCCACCTGGCAGGAGCTGACCGGCATCCACATCGACCACTTCGTGATGGTCGACTTCGCGGGCGTCGTCTCGATGGCGGACGCCGTCGGCGGCGTCCCGGTCTGCGTGGACGCCAACATCCACTCGCGCGACGCCGGGGGCCACGGCTCCGGTCTGAAGCTGGAGAAGGGCACGCACCCGGTCAAGGGCGAGCAGGCCCTGCAGTGGCTGCGCACCCGGTACGGCTTCGAGGACGGCAGCGACCTGGCGCGCGCCAAGGCCCAGCACATGTACCTGAACTCGATGGTCCGGGTGCTGCGCGAGAACGCGACCCTCAGCAGCCCGAACAGGCTGCGCAGGCTCGCCGAGGAGGCCACCGAGGCACTCACCGTCGACCCGGACCTGGACTCCGTCAAGAAGCTGTACGACCTCAGCAACGAGCTGCGGAAGGTGAAGCCCGAGCGCATCACCATGACCACGATGCCCAACCGGTACGTGGGCGCCCGCGTGGAGCCGACCGAGGACGCGGAGCAGTTGTTCCGGCTGGTGCGCGAGGACATCGCGCTGGACGGCAAGGACGCGAAGAAGAAGCCCGACGCGGAGCCGGAGCTCCCGGCCGACCCGGCCGCACCCGACGACGAGATCGCGGTGCAGGTCCGCAACGGCACCCGCACCGACGAACTGGGCACGGCCCCCGGACGCGCGAACACCGTCACCGGGCTCCTGGTGGAACGGGGCTTCACGAAGGCGGTCGCGGACCCGTCGGTGCTGCCGAGCGAGGACCGTACGGTGATCCGCTACCCGAGCGCCGACCTGGAGGGCGACGCCCGCCGCGTCGCCAAGTCCCTCGGCCTCCCGGCGAGTTCGGTGAAGCGGTCGACGGACGTCTCCGGCGTCACGCTCGTCGTGGGCGCCGACTGGCGCGAGGACACGGCGTACCGGGCGCCGCAGAGCGACGACCGGACCCCCGAGTCGGCCGAGGCCCTCAACGGCGCGGACGACAGCGCCTGCATGCATGTGAACCCGGCGTTCACCTGGTCCTGA
- a CDS encoding LCP family protein, with translation MDAQGRGRAEDIDPADQWVLNPDTGDYELRLPPSAPQSPVPRPRRATSAPAPEVPAPRRRRATPEEPPPGRRGGEEPPPGRRDRRRPAKKKSRGKKILLWTGGTMAFVVLAVGAAGYLYLQHLNDNIEALPDDGASTGGFQKDQAINILLIGTDKRTGSGNDGYGDKGSAGHADTTLLLHVSKDRSNATALSIPRDLIVDVPDCPTTQEDGSTKVIPGSTSVRFNTSLGQSGRTPSCTMRTVTELTGVTPDNFMVADFNAVKTLSSAVGGVEVCLAKDIDDPDSHLNLSAGKHTVEGEEALAFVRTRHSVGFGGDLSRIELQQQFLSSLMRKLKSNDTLTSPTKMVKLAEAGTDALTVDAKLKSIGKLKDLGLELGKLDTKNLTFATVPVKDNPAEKTPVTVVLKDGPAQQVFDMVKNDVSFTEVKKQEKEKKDKEEAAVAARLEGEKSEPSEVRVRVLNGGASSGSAGRELTYLQNEAGVTKSENAGNAPADIAKTTLEYAPDQADQARALAEILGLSGAAMKPGESVTNSQGLPAMTLTLGKDFKGAGVKLDATSAKAPEDLQKSTADKVECAK, from the coding sequence GTGGACGCGCAAGGCCGTGGGCGGGCGGAGGACATCGACCCCGCAGACCAGTGGGTACTCAATCCGGACACCGGTGACTACGAACTGCGACTGCCCCCTTCCGCACCGCAGTCACCCGTCCCCAGGCCCCGCCGGGCCACCTCCGCACCGGCCCCCGAGGTTCCCGCGCCCCGCAGACGCCGCGCGACGCCCGAGGAGCCGCCGCCCGGCCGGCGCGGTGGCGAGGAACCGCCCCCCGGCCGGCGCGATCGTCGGCGTCCGGCGAAGAAGAAGTCGAGGGGCAAGAAGATCCTGCTGTGGACCGGCGGCACGATGGCGTTCGTCGTCCTCGCCGTCGGCGCCGCCGGATACCTCTACCTGCAACACCTCAACGACAACATCGAGGCCCTCCCCGACGACGGCGCGAGCACCGGCGGGTTCCAGAAGGACCAGGCGATCAACATCCTGCTGATCGGCACGGACAAGCGCACCGGTTCCGGCAACGACGGCTACGGCGACAAGGGCAGCGCGGGCCACGCCGACACCACGCTCCTGCTGCACGTCTCCAAGGACCGCTCCAACGCGACCGCCCTCAGCATCCCGCGCGACCTGATCGTCGACGTCCCCGACTGCCCGACCACGCAGGAGGACGGGAGCACGAAGGTCATCCCGGGCTCCACGAGCGTCCGCTTCAACACCAGCCTCGGCCAGAGCGGCCGTACGCCCAGCTGCACCATGCGGACCGTCACCGAGCTGACCGGCGTCACGCCCGACAACTTCATGGTGGCCGACTTCAACGCGGTCAAGACCCTCTCCTCGGCGGTCGGCGGGGTCGAGGTCTGTCTGGCGAAGGACATCGACGACCCCGACTCGCATCTGAACCTCTCGGCGGGCAAGCACACCGTCGAAGGGGAGGAGGCGCTCGCTTTCGTCCGCACCCGGCACTCCGTCGGATTCGGCGGCGACCTGAGCCGTATCGAGCTCCAGCAGCAGTTCCTCAGCTCGCTGATGCGCAAGCTGAAGTCCAACGACACGCTCACCAGCCCGACGAAGATGGTGAAGCTGGCCGAGGCGGGCACCGACGCGCTGACCGTCGACGCCAAGCTGAAGAGCATCGGCAAGCTGAAGGACCTAGGTCTGGAGCTGGGCAAGCTCGACACCAAGAACCTCACCTTCGCCACGGTCCCGGTGAAGGACAACCCGGCCGAGAAGACGCCGGTGACCGTCGTCCTCAAGGACGGCCCCGCCCAGCAGGTCTTCGACATGGTCAAGAACGACGTCTCCTTCACCGAGGTCAAGAAGCAGGAGAAGGAGAAGAAGGACAAGGAGGAGGCCGCGGTCGCCGCCCGCCTGGAGGGCGAGAAGTCCGAGCCCTCCGAGGTCCGCGTCCGCGTCCTCAACGGCGGCGCCTCGTCCGGCAGCGCGGGGCGGGAGCTGACCTACCTCCAGAACGAGGCGGGCGTCACCAAGTCCGAGAACGCGGGCAACGCCCCCGCCGACATCGCGAAGACCACCCTGGAGTACGCCCCCGACCAGGCCGACCAGGCCCGCGCCCTCGCCGAGATCCTCGGTCTGTCCGGCGCCGCCATGAAGCCCGGCGAGAGCGTCACCAACTCCCAGGGCCTGCCCGCCATGACCCTCACCCTCGGCAAGGACTTCAAGGGCGCCGGGGTCAAGCTCGACGCCACCTCCGCGAAGGCACCGGAGGACCTCCAGAAGTCCACGGCGGACAAGGTCGAGTGCGCGAAGTGA
- a CDS encoding TIGR03089 family protein: protein MNATDRTPADLLSSALAADPGRPLVTFYDDATGERVELSVATFANWVAKTANLLQDELSVEPCDRVALLLPAHWQTAVWLLACASVGVVADVAGDPGAADVVVSGPEPESLEAARACSGARIALALRPLGGRFAPAPPEGFADYAVEVPGQGDRFVPYAPVDPEAPALIVAGREFSGAEVVERARAEASGLGLTGPGVRILSGLPYDTWEGLSAGLYGPLASGGSVVLCRHLELAGAGVVDQRIEAERVSATAR from the coding sequence GTGAACGCGACCGACCGCACCCCTGCCGACCTGCTGAGTTCCGCGCTCGCCGCGGACCCGGGACGCCCCCTGGTGACCTTCTACGACGACGCCACGGGCGAACGCGTCGAACTGTCCGTGGCCACCTTCGCCAATTGGGTGGCCAAGACCGCCAACCTGCTCCAGGACGAACTCTCCGTCGAACCATGCGACCGGGTGGCGCTGCTGCTGCCCGCGCACTGGCAGACGGCGGTGTGGCTGCTGGCGTGCGCGTCGGTGGGTGTCGTCGCCGACGTGGCGGGTGATCCGGGGGCGGCGGACGTGGTCGTGAGCGGGCCGGAGCCGGAGTCGCTGGAGGCGGCGCGGGCGTGCTCGGGCGCGCGGATCGCGCTGGCGCTGCGGCCGCTGGGGGGTCGGTTCGCGCCGGCCCCGCCGGAGGGCTTCGCCGATTACGCGGTGGAGGTGCCGGGGCAGGGGGACCGGTTCGTGCCGTACGCGCCGGTGGACCCGGAGGCGCCGGCGCTGATCGTGGCCGGGCGGGAGTTCAGCGGGGCGGAGGTCGTGGAGCGGGCTCGGGCGGAGGCGTCGGGGCTGGGGCTCACCGGGCCGGGGGTGCGGATTCTGTCGGGGTTGCCGTACGACACGTGGGAGGGGTTGAGCGCGGGGTTGTACGGGCCGCTGGCGAGTGGGGGGTCGGTGGTGCTGTGCCGGCATCTGGAGCTGGCGGGGGCGGGTGTGGTGGATCAGCGGATCGAGGCGGAGCGGGTTTCGGCGACGGCGCGGTGA
- a CDS encoding peptidoglycan recognition protein family protein: MRGFLASSTGVTCAAALALPLAPPAAAATSSAPPATSSTARPGAYAPGGTQSLPLAPFARDRAPGAPGAAEQGLRRSDVRRFSLVGVVWDSPGTELHGRVEVRTRATATGAWSGWQELETHNADHAADPGTPESASGQVRGATAPLWVGESDGVEVRVRAGHKPGAARSAAPLPAGLRLELVDPGRDAPPPTNRAQTRTEPAVLPALPARRKAGPHIGPRPAITTRRGWGADEKLREKGFVYTKKVKTAFVHHSATGNNYRCSQAPSVIRGIYRYHVRSMGWRDLGYNFLVDKCGHVYEGRAGGVSKPVLGAHTLGFNSNSMGIAVLGTYGSKKPSSAALKAIARLTAWKVGLYGMNPRGKTYLKSGGGNLYRKGKKVRLNVISGHRDGFATNCPGTKLYARLGTARSKAAQYQGR, from the coding sequence ATGCGTGGATTCCTAGCTTCCTCGACCGGTGTCACGTGCGCGGCGGCCCTGGCCCTCCCGCTCGCCCCGCCCGCGGCAGCCGCCACCTCCTCGGCCCCACCCGCGACGAGTTCGACCGCACGGCCCGGCGCGTACGCCCCCGGCGGCACCCAGTCCCTCCCCCTCGCCCCCTTCGCCCGCGACCGTGCGCCCGGCGCACCCGGTGCGGCCGAACAGGGCCTGCGGCGCTCGGACGTACGGCGCTTCTCGCTCGTCGGCGTCGTCTGGGACAGCCCCGGGACCGAACTCCACGGTCGCGTCGAGGTCCGTACCCGTGCCACCGCCACCGGCGCCTGGTCCGGCTGGCAGGAACTGGAGACCCACAACGCCGACCACGCCGCCGACCCGGGCACCCCGGAGAGCGCATCGGGCCAGGTCCGCGGCGCCACCGCACCGCTGTGGGTGGGCGAGTCCGACGGCGTCGAGGTCCGGGTGCGGGCCGGGCACAAGCCCGGTGCCGCCCGGTCCGCCGCGCCACTACCCGCCGGTCTGCGCCTCGAACTCGTCGACCCCGGCAGGGACGCCCCGCCACCGACGAACCGTGCGCAAACCCGGACGGAACCCGCCGTACTCCCCGCGCTTCCCGCGCGACGGAAGGCCGGGCCGCACATCGGGCCCCGCCCGGCCATCACCACACGCCGCGGCTGGGGCGCCGACGAGAAGCTGCGCGAGAAGGGGTTCGTGTACACGAAGAAGGTCAAGACGGCCTTCGTGCACCACTCGGCCACCGGCAACAACTACCGCTGCTCGCAGGCACCGTCGGTCATCCGCGGCATCTACCGCTACCACGTGCGCAGCATGGGCTGGCGCGACCTCGGCTACAACTTCCTCGTCGACAAGTGCGGACACGTCTACGAGGGCCGGGCGGGCGGCGTGTCCAAGCCGGTGCTGGGCGCCCACACCCTGGGGTTCAACTCCAACAGCATGGGAATCGCCGTGCTCGGCACGTACGGCTCCAAGAAGCCGTCGTCGGCCGCGCTGAAGGCGATCGCCCGGCTCACCGCGTGGAAGGTCGGGCTCTACGGCATGAATCCGCGCGGGAAGACATACCTGAAGTCCGGGGGTGGCAACCTCTATCGAAAGGGCAAGAAAGTACGACTGAACGTCATCTCCGGTCACCGCGACGGCTTCGCGACGAACTGCCCCGGCACGAAGCTCTACGCCAGGCTCGGCACCGCCCGTTCGAAGGCGGCGCAGTACCAGGGCCGCTGA
- a CDS encoding LCP family protein: MTQSSVRGEGTRPDTVRHARGRRAGHRGRDEGGTGTAGHGGSDGTSGSSGNGGRSGRRRAGGRRHRALRWSATTLAVLILGTAGAGYLYYQHLNGNIDKGERSSGDSKAHKAEPNAAGQTPMNILLLGSDSRASAANVALGGGKNHRDNPPLADVQMLIHLSADRKSASVVSIPRDTRVDIPACKDPDSGERFPATNAIINTSLARGGAGCTLATWENLTGVYIDHWMTIDFAGVVSMADAIGGVEVCVNQNVWDRPLPGVPGGSGLKMTAGRKKVEGEQALQWLRTRHAWGSDPLRARAQHMYMNSMIRTLKSQNVFTDAGRLMDLAEAATKSLTVSEEIGTVKKLYDLGMQLKTVPTDRLTMTTIPTVEDPEDENHLLPAPDADKMWAMLRDDVSFDDKGTKEKKGSGTADGKDAAGDGAAAPGDAGQPSDEPAADSEIGVLVRNATRSATLGPVTGRAGDIAGTLVDKGFAKAVKDTSAALSEERTVVRYPSDELAGDARRVAEALGIPANAVRKSTDVSGITLVVGADWREGTSYPKQKTPEAGDLPETSDAINGSDTSKCMDVYKPYRW; the protein is encoded by the coding sequence ATGACGCAGAGCAGTGTGCGCGGGGAGGGAACGCGACCCGACACGGTCCGGCACGCCCGCGGCAGGCGAGCCGGACACCGCGGCCGTGACGAAGGCGGCACGGGAACGGCCGGGCACGGCGGCTCGGACGGCACCAGCGGCAGCAGCGGCAACGGCGGACGCTCCGGGCGGCGGCGCGCGGGAGGGCGCCGGCACCGGGCGTTGCGATGGTCCGCGACGACCCTCGCGGTGCTGATACTCGGCACGGCCGGCGCCGGATACCTCTACTACCAGCACCTGAACGGCAACATCGACAAGGGCGAGCGCAGCAGCGGCGACTCCAAGGCGCACAAGGCCGAGCCGAACGCGGCCGGACAGACGCCGATGAACATCCTGCTGCTCGGCTCCGACAGCCGCGCCTCCGCCGCCAACGTGGCGCTGGGCGGCGGCAAGAACCACCGCGACAACCCGCCGCTGGCCGACGTGCAGATGCTGATCCACCTGTCCGCCGACCGCAAGAGCGCCTCGGTGGTGAGCATCCCCCGGGACACCCGGGTCGACATCCCGGCCTGCAAGGACCCCGACAGCGGGGAGAGGTTCCCGGCGACCAACGCCATCATCAACACCTCGCTGGCCCGTGGCGGCGCCGGCTGCACCCTGGCCACCTGGGAGAACCTCACCGGGGTCTACATCGACCACTGGATGACGATCGACTTCGCGGGCGTGGTGTCGATGGCGGACGCCATCGGCGGGGTCGAGGTGTGCGTGAACCAGAACGTGTGGGACCGCCCGCTGCCCGGCGTGCCCGGCGGCTCCGGCCTGAAGATGACGGCCGGCCGGAAGAAGGTCGAGGGCGAGCAGGCGTTGCAGTGGCTGCGCACCCGGCACGCCTGGGGCAGCGACCCGCTGCGGGCCCGGGCCCAGCACATGTACATGAACTCGATGATCCGCACGCTGAAGAGCCAGAACGTCTTCACGGACGCGGGCAGGCTGATGGACCTGGCCGAGGCCGCGACGAAGTCGCTGACGGTCTCCGAGGAGATCGGCACCGTGAAGAAGCTGTACGACCTGGGCATGCAGCTCAAGACGGTGCCCACGGACCGCCTCACCATGACGACGATCCCCACCGTCGAGGACCCCGAGGACGAGAACCACCTGCTTCCGGCCCCCGACGCCGACAAGATGTGGGCGATGCTCCGCGACGACGTGTCCTTCGACGACAAGGGCACGAAGGAGAAGAAGGGCTCGGGCACGGCCGACGGCAAGGACGCCGCCGGAGACGGCGCCGCCGCGCCGGGCGACGCCGGGCAGCCCTCCGACGAGCCCGCCGCCGACTCCGAGATCGGCGTCCTCGTCCGGAACGCCACCCGCTCGGCCACCCTCGGCCCGGTCACCGGCCGGGCCGGCGACATCGCCGGGACGCTGGTGGACAAGGGCTTCGCCAAGGCGGTCAAGGACACCTCGGCGGCGCTCTCCGAGGAGCGGACCGTAGTCCGGTACCCGAGCGACGAGTTGGCGGGCGACGCGCGGCGCGTCGCCGAGGCGCTGGGGATCCCCGCGAACGCGGTGCGCAAGTCCACCGACGTGTCCGGGATCACTCTCGTCGTGGGAGCTGACTGGCGCGAGGGGACGTCCTACCCGAAGCAGAAGACGCCCGAGGCAGGAGACCTGCCGGAGACCAGCGACGCCATCAACGGCTCGGACACCAGCAAGTGCATGGACGTCTACAAGCCCTACCGATGGTAG
- a CDS encoding LCP family protein encodes MDAQGRGRADDVDPADQWVLNPRTGEYELRLSPSAPESPVPGPRTDGPRATGRRTTAPGREVPPQRRRRPEPEAPAPGRRGRRPEKKKSRGKRVLLWTGGSMAFVVLVAGVGGYVYLKHLEGNVSTTDVGTAGSSSFKKDEAFNILIIGTDKRTGEGNEGYGDKGSAGHADTNILLHVAEDRSNATALSIPRDLIVDIPDCETTQEDGTKKVIPGTSGVRFNQSLGDFGRDAGCTMRTVAETTGIKPDHFMMADFNAVKTLTTAVDGVDVCVEHAVDDPKSHLKLPAGESKVEGEQALAFVRTRHAFGNEGDLDRIKVQQQFLGSLMRKMASGDTLTSPTKLVKLAEAATKALTVDSAIGKVGTLKDIALELKKVPTKNITFTTVPVIDNPAEKVKATVVVNEAKGPQVFDMIKNDISFTEVEQKEKKEKAAVAARLKGEKSEPGEVRVRVMNGGAPAGSAQQELAYLQTQAGVSKSENAGNAPADIAKTTLEYAPDQADQARALAEILGLSGAAMKPGESVTNSQGLPTMTLTLGKDFKGAGVKLDGSVKKPDLDTESTADQKLCAS; translated from the coding sequence GTGGACGCGCAAGGACGTGGGCGGGCAGACGACGTCGATCCCGCAGACCAGTGGGTGCTGAATCCGCGGACCGGTGAATACGAACTGCGACTGTCCCCCTCCGCACCGGAGTCGCCCGTCCCGGGGCCCCGCACGGACGGACCCCGCGCGACGGGGCGCCGTACGACCGCTCCGGGCCGTGAGGTGCCGCCCCAGCGGCGGCGCCGTCCGGAGCCCGAGGCGCCGGCGCCCGGACGGCGCGGACGCCGGCCGGAGAAGAAGAAGTCCAGGGGCAAGCGGGTCCTGCTGTGGACCGGCGGCAGCATGGCCTTCGTCGTCCTGGTGGCCGGCGTGGGCGGCTACGTCTACCTCAAGCACCTCGAGGGGAACGTCTCGACGACGGACGTGGGCACCGCCGGAAGCAGCAGCTTCAAGAAGGACGAGGCCTTCAACATCCTCATCATCGGCACCGACAAGCGCACCGGTGAGGGCAACGAGGGCTACGGCGACAAGGGCAGCGCCGGGCACGCGGACACCAACATCCTGCTGCACGTCGCCGAGGACCGCTCCAACGCCACGGCGCTCAGCATCCCCCGCGACCTGATCGTCGACATCCCCGACTGCGAGACGACGCAGGAGGACGGGACGAAGAAGGTCATCCCCGGTACCTCCGGCGTCCGCTTCAACCAGAGCCTCGGCGACTTCGGCCGGGACGCGGGCTGCACGATGCGCACGGTGGCGGAGACGACCGGCATCAAGCCGGACCACTTCATGATGGCCGACTTCAACGCGGTCAAGACGCTGACCACGGCGGTCGACGGGGTCGACGTGTGCGTGGAGCACGCCGTGGACGATCCGAAGTCCCATCTCAAGCTGCCCGCGGGCGAGTCCAAGGTCGAGGGCGAGCAGGCCCTGGCCTTCGTCCGCACCCGGCACGCCTTCGGCAACGAGGGAGACCTGGACCGCATCAAGGTGCAGCAGCAGTTCCTGGGCTCGCTCATGCGCAAGATGGCCTCCGGCGACACCCTCACCAGCCCCACCAAGCTGGTGAAACTCGCCGAGGCCGCGACCAAGGCCCTCACCGTGGACAGCGCCATCGGCAAGGTGGGCACGCTCAAGGACATCGCCCTGGAGCTGAAGAAGGTGCCGACGAAGAACATCACGTTCACCACGGTGCCGGTGATCGACAACCCCGCCGAGAAGGTCAAGGCGACGGTGGTCGTGAACGAGGCGAAGGGCCCCCAGGTCTTCGACATGATCAAGAACGACATCTCCTTCACCGAGGTCGAGCAGAAGGAAAAGAAGGAGAAGGCCGCGGTCGCCGCCCGGCTCAAGGGCGAGAAGTCCGAGCCCGGTGAGGTCCGGGTCCGCGTCATGAACGGCGGCGCCCCCGCCGGCAGCGCCCAGCAGGAACTGGCCTACCTGCAGACCCAGGCCGGGGTCTCCAAGTCCGAGAACGCGGGCAACGCCCCCGCCGACATCGCGAAGACCACCCTGGAGTACGCCCCCGACCAGGCCGACCAGGCCCGCGCCCTCGCCGAGATCCTCGGTCTGTCCGGCGCCGCCATGAAGCCCGGCGAGAGCGTCACCAACTCCCAGGGCCTGCCCACCATGACCCTCACCCTCGGCAAGGACTTCAAGGGCGCCGGCGTCAAACTCGACGGCTCCGTCAAGAAGCCGGACCTGGACACCGAGTCCACGGCCGACCAGAAGCTGTGCGCCAGTTGA